The Coccidioides posadasii str. Silveira chromosome 3, complete sequence genome contains a region encoding:
- a CDS encoding uncharacterized protein (antiSMASH:Cluster_3.6~EggNog:ENOG410PI5Y~COG:S): protein MDVMSNAPLPRHDPRQGSVERGPDYATSAAHYVTRTTYRPIRGEKEAPRRAAGSEAASREQTGTRPRAVSGSEYAVAPELASKGAAASLRHPAEFQEVDPTTERLITAEEAKLSRAGSKAALRSARDRARTLESGETAPEELFESEQGARMAATGAMASTHRRTESASFQEGFPDLTHAISAASISHRTAQEEERGGMEPSRQVAFTSAPPQRAQDEAAKKNSHAAAVIMAKQMYALMPQARDMATFETSGYPGPVDPLLTGLDPSRPSVNLMSEAERRVAARLAQMDEEQKSVKAYHSARASPRPRSVSSARRRPQSVADMETSSFTRGRAQRTGFARYTLREEENGVASPVEDDAVMEMARKNADDTISAIDRDLYTYTGRPSPAVLREWERKVNERSMAVTAPPTSTFVPMTGSKFEDNPQVRALARSKLQPRLDDIDDRVNEKRAREIEKQLDEAQQKRYEQIQKERDVETLKVHSQLLKLEQKQAKKDAKSAKKKKKDSKGKGRDEAEEHPPEQGNPTEDAGYAGLDGGPEDKNAPPKSLIERERDGESSTAATKPIRREEAEQQASMDPARQPNGTSPEAVPDTGPQQARQAEEPALGGIVSQWSTSNYGEMAQAAEPKQPVQPAAEPSKQSPNRFSLKSIFSRSGPRDTGNQGSFEAPKRQKGSTAGDDIGHEPEEAPEVQPGQPGQPADAEPQPGITHRSSKFQENL, encoded by the exons ATGGATGTTATGTCTAATGCGCCGCTACCCAGGCACGACCCTCGTCAGGGGTCGGTAGAGCGTGGCCCGGACTATG CCACTTCCGCCGCCCACTATGTGACCAGGACCACGTATCGGCCGATAAGAGGGGAAAAGGAGGCACCAAGGAGAGCGGCAGGTTCAGAAG CAGCTTCCCGAGAACAGACCGGAACGCGCCCGCGGGCTGTTAGCGGTTCAGAATATGCGGTTGCCCCTGAATTGGCATCGAAAGGCGCCGCGGCGAGTCTTCGTCATCCGGCGGAATTCCAAGAGGTGGATCCGACCACCGAGAGACTCATCACGGCAGAAGAAGCTAAATTGAGCAGGGCCGGGTCCAAGGCGGCTTTGCGATCGGCTCGTGATCGTGCTAGGACGCTAGAATCCGGGGAGACGGCGCCGGAGGAACTGTTTGAAAGCGAGCAGGGGGCGAGGATGGCTGCAACTGGAGCCATGGCTAGCACCCACAGAAGAACGGAGTCTGCAAGTTTCCAGGAAGGGTTCCCGGACTTGACGCATGCGATTTCAGCAGCGTCCATAAGCCACCGAACAGCTCAAGAAGAGGAGCGAGGCGGGATGGAGCCGTCGCGTCAGGTTGCATTCACCAGCGCGCCACCTCAAAGGGCGCAGGATGAAGCTGCCAAAAAGAATTCGCACGCAGCTGCTGTGATTATGGCGAAGCAAATGTACGCGCTAATGCCGCAGGCCCGGGATATGGCAACTTTTGAAACTTCGGGTTACCCTGGCCCAGTAGACCCGCTCTTAACGGGTTTAGACCCCAGCCGCCCTTCCGTGAATCTGATGTCGGAAGCAGAACGGAGAGTGGCTGCGCGTTTGGCCCAAATGGACGAGGAGCAGAAATCAGTGAAGGCGTACCATAGCGCTCGTGCGTCGCCCAGGCCTCGTTCTGTCAGCTCTGCAAGGAGACGACCGCAATCGGTCGCCGACATGGAGACAAGCAGCTTTACCAGGGGCCGTGCACAGAGAACGGGATTCGCAAGGTACACACTTcgggaagaagagaatggcGTTGCCAGCCCGGTGGAGGATGATGCGGTCATGGAAATGGCCCGGAAAAATGCCGACGATACGATCAGTGCCATCGATCGGGATTTGTATACGTACACCGGAAGGCCGTCTCCTGCTGTATTGCGCGAATGGGAACGCAAGGTGAACGAGCGTTCAATGGCCGTCACTGCGCCTCCAACGTCAACGTTTGTTCCAATGACTGGGTCGAAATTCGAGGATAACCCGCAGGTTCGAGCACTAGCTCGATCGAAATTACAGCCAAGACTTGATGACATCGACGATAGGGTTAATGAAAAGAGAGCACGGGAGATTGAGAAGCAGCTTGATGAAGCACAGCAAAAGCGATATGAGCAAATACAAAAGGAGAGAGATGTGGAGACATTGAAAGTTCACAGCCAATTGCTGA AACTTGAGCAAAAGCAGGCAAAGAAAGACGCAAAATCGgcgaaaaagaagaagaaggactCAAAGGGCAAAGGTCGAGATGAAGCGGAAGAGCATCCTCCTGAGCAAGGGAACCCTACGGAGGACGCAGGGTATGCCGGGCTAGACGGCGGCCCGGAGGATAAGAATGCCCCGCCCAAGTCTCTCATTGAGCGGGAGAGGGACGGAGAGTCCTCAACAGCGGCCACTAAGCCCATTAGAAGAGAAGAGGCAGAACAACAGGCCTCGATGGACCCCGCACGGCAGCCGAATGGAACATCACCGGAAGCAGTGCCAGATACAGGGCCGCAACAGGCCCGCCAAGCTGAGGAGCCTGCTCTGGGAGGTATTGTGAGCCAGTGGAGCACCTCGAACTATGGTGAGATGGCCCAGGCCGCCGAGCCGAAGCAACCAGTACAACCAGCGGCGGAACCGTCAAAGCAAAGCCCCAATCGATTCAGTTTGAAGAGCATATTCAGCCGCTCCGGTCCGCGAGATACGGGAAATCAGGGTTCATTTGAAGCCCCAAAACGCCAGAAGGGTTCGACTGCAGGAGATGATATCGGACATGAGCCCGAGGAGGCACCAGAGGTTCAACCAGGTCAGCCAGGTCAACCAGCGGACGCAGAACCCCAGCCAGGAATTACTCATCGAAGCTCTAAATTCCAAGAGAATCTGTAA
- a CDS encoding uncharacterized protein (antiSMASH:Cluster_3.6~SMCOG1030:serine/threonine protein kinase~EggNog:ENOG410PIHI~COG:T~BUSCO:2779at33183) → MPPPRFKAESQLQKEKLVNSYNELLEEFSSRDLRNVGNYSLGKLIGKGSFGKVYLASHKLTNGSKVVLKSSSRDDANLAREIHHHRQFIHPHIARLYEVVVTEKLVWLVLEYCPGDELYNYLLRNGPMPIEKVQKIFTQLVGAVAYVHSKSCVHRDLKLENILLDKHENVKLCDFGFTREYEGKASYLQTFCGTICYSAPEMLKGEKYAGEKVDVWSLGIILFALISGELPFDEDDDQATKKRILSEDPKYNARFSEDAKSLINLLLSKRPLIRPTLSDILAHPFLAEHAPQQQAILKLSRPPAFSTALEKTTLERMRSAGVNTDQVIENVLAQRCDALAGWWALLIEKEERKEKRRERKRREREAEAKNLRRLSAASSRLERISAALVEVDEENHSSEPPRSRGRANRRSLPTPQLLIPDLPKLPEGGIAVSPCESIPPPPIEKDGSVRSLSSSRTRPIPPPKERRVSRGSTLHLSASQPELMRPHGILKRPGTRRRQYPILSQLASLKHWLVESTKRAKSPHPKGFGHSSVSLKFLSDRSGPGKNKNASKQQIATPTASSNFSQTQHTPQTKRSSNASSLAPSNASYPGAVRPLSITQPPRPLNSSSSRHRNSLSPAPLTPRNSYRRSSAGLRGRKSTSSSVSSIRTIHHAHSHSKTSSISSNSIDTASTPTGSSIKALGISRSPHTSIKVLPTTPSASTRFPHNIRLVRGSHNAGAGHLHSAFNESAPAPIMSSPSSGLVFARRKRSAFKGPTLNTANLMASGGAGTPLLPRRREALFDAPSAEAPALGPRKSQIIEEEEELFEGHNFEDEEVEEVEGFSPVDEKSPTFIQGRTSLDILASQPIAASSTDALTNNPSALSPVDRSTKSPEPQLLPAAEIEEPSQYPPFHPSGAQSDSEPIRPPRSSSLREHNKPGSTGSNAALERFESAEKPDVVQEERGTESLSPKQT, encoded by the exons ATGCCGCCACCCAGGTTCAAGGCCGAGTCGCAGcttcaaaaagaaaag CTGGTAAATTCGTACAATGAGCTTTTAGA GGAATTTTCGTCAAGAGATTTACGCAATGTCGGCAATTACAGCCTCGGAAAGCTCATTGGAAAAGGCTCGTTCGGCAAAGTCTACCTCGCGTCCCATAAGCTCACAAATGGCTCCAAG GTCGTGCTCAAATCGTCAAGTCGAGACGATGCCAATCTGGCTCGCGAGATCCACCACCACCGTCAATTCATCCATCCCCATATAGCCCGCCTCTATGAAGTGGTCGTTACGGAGAAACTGGTCTGGCTGGTTTTGGAATACTGCCCAG GGGATGAGCTCTACAACTACCTCCTCCGCAATGGACCCATGCCGATTGAGAAAGTGCAGAAGATATTTACACAGCTTGTCGGGGCGGTGGCATACGTACATAGTAAATCATGCGTCCACCGAGATCTGAAGCTGGAAAATATTCTGTTGGATAAACATGAAAACGTGAAGCTTTGCGATTTCGGTTTCACCAGGGAATACGAGGGCAAGGCTAGCTATCTGCAGACATTTTGTGGCACAATTTGCTATAGCGCTCCAGAGATGTTAAAAGGCGAAAAGTATGCGGGAGAAAAAGTCGATGTTTGGAGTTTGGGGATCATCCTGTTCGCCCTGATCTCAGGCGAGCTGCCGTTTGACGAAGATGATGACCAGGCGACCAAAAAAAGGATTCTTTCGGAGGACCCCAAGTACAATGCGCGATTCTCCGAAGATGCAAAATCATTGATCAACCTTCTCTTATCGAAAAGACCACTTATCCGGCCCACCCTCAGCGACATACTAGCGCATCCGTTCCTGGCAGAGCATGCTCCCCAGCAGCAAGCCATCCTGAAGCTATCCCGTCCGCCAGCTTTTTCAACCGCTCTGGAGAAGACGACATTAGAACGAATGAGGAGCGCGGGGGTCAATACGGACCAAGTCATAGAAAATGTCCTGGCACAACGTTGCGATGCCCTTGCTGGATGGTGGGCTCTCCTgatagaaaaagaagagagaaaggagaagagaagagaaaggaagCGGCGGGAACGGGAAGCTGAAGCCAAGAACCTCCGTCGCCTGAGCGCGGCCAGCAGCCGCCTAGAACGCATCTCTGCGGCCCTTGTCGAGGTTGACGAGGAGAACCACAGTTCAGAGCCACCTCGAAGCAGAGGGAGAGCAAACCGGCGAAGCCTCCCAACTC CCCAGCTTCTGATCCCCGATCTCCCGAAACTACCTGAAGGAGGTATCGCTGTGTCCCCTTGTGAATCTATTCCTCCTCCCCCAATTGAGAAAGATGGCTCCGTTCGTTCTCTTAGCTCTTCGCGCACTCGACCGATCCCTCCTCCAAAAGAGAGACGTGTTTCCCGAGGCAGTACGCTTCATCTCAGTGCATCACAGCCCGAGTTAATGCGTCCTCATGGGATACTAAAACGGCCTGGTACGCGCCGCCGACAATATCCTATCCTAAGTCAACTGGCCTCCCTCAAGCACTGGCTTGTGGAATCTACAAAGCGGGCCAAGTCACCCCACCCAAAGGGCTTCGGTCATTCCAGCGTTTCTCTCAAGTTTCTTTCTGATAGGAGCGGCCCAGGCAAGAATAAAAATGCATCAAAACAACAAATAGCAACCCCTACGGCTAGCTCGAATTTCAGCCAAACCCAGCACACTCCCCAGACAAAGCGATCATCGAATGCCAGCAGTTTGGCACCGAGCAATGCTTCATACCCGGGAGCCGTTCGCCCCCTCTCGATCACTCAGCCTCCACGACCGCTTAATAGCAGCTCCTCACGTCATCGTAACTCTTTGTCTCCCGCACCACTGACTCCACGCAATTCCTATCGCCGCTCGTCAGCCGGACTACGAGGACGGAAATCGACATCTTCATCTGTTTCTTCTATTCGCACGATCCACCACGCACACTCGCACTCCAAAACTTCGTCTATTTCTTCGAATAGTATCGACACCGCTTCTACCCCAACAGGCTCGTCAATCAAAGCGCTAGGCATCTCCCGCTCCCCGCATACTTCAATCAAAGTATTGCCCACCACCCCCAGTGCATCCACCCGTTTCCCGCATAACATTCGGCTGGTTCGCGGATCTCACAACGCTGGCGCCGGTCATCTCCACAGTGCTTTCAATGAATCTGCTCCTGCACCTATTATGTCTTCTCCCTCCTCGGGCCTTGTATTTGCGCGACGAAAACGGTCTGCCTTTAAAGGGCCAACACTTAATACTGCTAACCTCATGGCATCAGGTGGTGCAGGAACTCCTCTCCTGCCACGGAGGAGAGAAGCACTCTTTGATGCGCCTTCCGCCGAGGCACCTGCGCTAGGTCCTCGAAAAAGCCAAATCattgaagaggaagaagagttATTCGAGGGTCATAattttgaagatgaagaagttgaGGAGGTCGAAGGCTTTAGCCCTGTCGATGAGAAGAGCCCGACTTTTATCCAAGGACGGACATCTCTCGATATACTGGCTTCCCAACCCATCGCCGCTTCAAGTACAGATGCTCTCACCAATAATCCATCGGCGTTGAGCCCCGTTGACCGCAGCACAAAGTCGCCAGAGCCGCAGCTCCTCCCTGCGGCGGAAATTGAAGAGCCATCGCAGTATCCTCCTTTCCACCCCTCTGGTGCGCAGTCCGATTCCGAACCCATACGGCCTCCACGGTCATCTTCTCTTCGCGAGCACAACAAGCCCGGCTCTACGGGCAGTAATGCGGCCCTTGAGCGCTTTGAGAGCGCCGAAAAGCCGGATGTTGTGCAGGAGGAGCGAGGGACCGAGTCTTTGAGTCCTAAACAAACCTGA